From one Dermacentor andersoni chromosome 1, qqDerAnde1_hic_scaffold, whole genome shotgun sequence genomic stretch:
- the LOC126547424 gene encoding E3 ubiquitin-protein ligase RNF166-like isoform X4: protein MRISMEQSFCSGCLAQCKQDDPKCPLCRSTFDPNKTVRAKDLAKNISSLKAACSGCRKVLSLSKLRAHHSSCSDEMEGAAAAPPVYQPPHSQSSGKENRFTFPCPYCEMDNLDLAALRDHCNANHYNSPHSVVCPVCASMPWGNPHQKSINFLSHLNLRHRFEYDTYVDYGIDDDDALQQALEASLKEK, encoded by the exons TTTTTGCAGTGGGTGCCTGGCCCAGTGCAAGCAAGATGATCCCAAGTGCCCACTTTGCCGGTCCACCTTTGATCCTAACAAAACAGTGCGGGCCAAAGACCTCGCCAAGAACATTTCTTCACTCAAGGCTGCCTGCTCAGGCTGTAGGAAAGTG CTCTCGCTGTCCAAGCTGCGGGCCCACCACAGCAGCTGCTCAGATGAAATGGAGGGTGCTGCAGCCGCGCCTCCCGTGTACCAGCCTCCGCACAGTCAGTCATCTGGCAAGGAAAACCGGTTCACCTTTCCTTGCCCCTACTGTGAAATGGACAACCTGGATCTTGCTGCCCTAAGGGACCATTGCAATGCCAACCACTACAACAGCCCGCACTCTGTG GTATGCCCGGTGTGCGCATCCATGCCATGGGGGAATCCTCACCAGAAATCCATCAATTTTCTAAGTCACCTCAACCTCAGGCACCGTTTCGAGTATGACACCTATGTG GACTACGGCATCGATGATGACGACGCCCTGCAGCAGGCCTTGGAAGCTTCCCTCAAGGAGAAATAA
- the LOC126547424 gene encoding E3 ubiquitin-protein ligase RNF166-like isoform X1 — MQRHLEVLHRLVFQMGLGRARLSSLGQRRTRIGAVRCRRISGGIIGACGIGTRKATWWARVGSIRRPGRGTPATATVLRNVPNSTALKTNGLVVGSAPFRWVAEAGFCSGCLAQCKQDDPKCPLCRSTFDPNKTVRAKDLAKNISSLKAACSGCRKVLSLSKLRAHHSSCSDEMEGAAAAPPVYQPPHSQSSGKENRFTFPCPYCEMDNLDLAALRDHCNANHYNSPHSVVCPVCASMPWGNPHQKSINFLSHLNLRHRFEYDTYVDYGIDDDDALQQALEASLKEK, encoded by the exons atgcagcgtcacctcgaggtgctgcatcgtctagttttccagatggggctggggagagcgagattgtcgtcgttggggcaaAGGCGAActagaataggggcggttcggtgcaggagaatcagtggcggcattatcggagcgtgcggcatagggacgagaaaggccacctggtGGGCGAGAGTAGGTAGTATAAggagaccgggtcggggaactccagcgactgcgacagtgctgagaaatgtgcccaattcgacggcattgaaaacaaatgggcttgtcgtcggcagtgcgccattcagatgggtcgcAGAAGCCGG TTTTTGCAGTGGGTGCCTGGCCCAGTGCAAGCAAGATGATCCCAAGTGCCCACTTTGCCGGTCCACCTTTGATCCTAACAAAACAGTGCGGGCCAAAGACCTCGCCAAGAACATTTCTTCACTCAAGGCTGCCTGCTCAGGCTGTAGGAAAGTG CTCTCGCTGTCCAAGCTGCGGGCCCACCACAGCAGCTGCTCAGATGAAATGGAGGGTGCTGCAGCCGCGCCTCCCGTGTACCAGCCTCCGCACAGTCAGTCATCTGGCAAGGAAAACCGGTTCACCTTTCCTTGCCCCTACTGTGAAATGGACAACCTGGATCTTGCTGCCCTAAGGGACCATTGCAATGCCAACCACTACAACAGCCCGCACTCTGTG GTATGCCCGGTGTGCGCATCCATGCCATGGGGGAATCCTCACCAGAAATCCATCAATTTTCTAAGTCACCTCAACCTCAGGCACCGTTTCGAGTATGACACCTATGTG GACTACGGCATCGATGATGACGACGCCCTGCAGCAGGCCTTGGAAGCTTCCCTCAAGGAGAAATAA